Within the Pseudostreptobacillus hongkongensis genome, the region GTTTGTTGGTACATGTTCTGTTATATTATAAACAATTTTTTAATAAAATTAATTTAAATAAAACAAATACTAGCAAAATAATATGTATAGATGGTGTTGTTGGTGTTGGAAAATCTTCACTTGCTGAAATATTGGCAGATAAATATGGATACAAACTATATGAAGAACCTGTAATTAATAACCCTATTTTAGACAAATTCTACTATGATAAAAAAAGATGGTCTTTCCCTCTTCAGATATTCTTTTTAAACAAAAGATTTCAATCTATAAAAGAAGCTGAAGCTTATCAAAATTGTATTATGGATAGATCTATTTATGGAGATATAATCTTTTCTAGAATGTTAGCTGAAGATGGTGATCTAACTATGGAAGAATTTGAAATTTATGAAGAACTATTAGGTAATATGCTAGAACATTTAAAAACACCTAAATTAACTATATATTTAGAATCTAATGTTGAAAATGCTATTTCTAAAATTAAAAAACGTGGTCGTGAATATGAAAAAATCGTTGAATATTCATATTGGGAACATTTAAATAAACATTATAAAGAATACTTCGATTCATACAATATATCTGATGTTCTTGTTATAAATGTAGACAATATTGATTTTGTTAATAATCTTGAAGATAGAGCTAAAATACTTGAGATTATCGATAATAAATTAAATGAGACTAAATAGTCTGAATATCGTGTGCTGACCCCAAAAAGTTAGACAAATTAATTTAACTAATTTATCTTTTATTGTTAATTTACTCATAAAAAAACTGCACCTCCAATCTTGTGTCCAAGATTATGGGTGCAGTTCAATGTTTCATTT harbors:
- a CDS encoding deoxynucleoside kinase — translated: LLVHVLLYYKQFFNKINLNKTNTSKIICIDGVVGVGKSSLAEILADKYGYKLYEEPVINNPILDKFYYDKKRWSFPLQIFFLNKRFQSIKEAEAYQNCIMDRSIYGDIIFSRMLAEDGDLTMEEFEIYEELLGNMLEHLKTPKLTIYLESNVENAISKIKKRGREYEKIVEYSYWEHLNKHYKEYFDSYNISDVLVINVDNIDFVNNLEDRAKILEIIDNKLNETK